A part of Neovison vison isolate M4711 chromosome 8, ASM_NN_V1, whole genome shotgun sequence genomic DNA contains:
- the SH2D6 gene encoding SH2 domain-containing protein 6 isoform X1, which translates to MDKLRGNKLQLEPPVPPPRYVVPCPDSPAWNKDAPSPSPWPTPGTSRFEVSAGAEPGVEGGGPQCLPLVLPLFCPFWKAQGEEEEDEDEYELPPCEALPFSLAPAHLPDTEEDSVYLDHAGPVGTSKSPPPQPQATTLKAVLSLKEAKKQEQPFPLRKQELVTPAREVPGLPKKPDNNVYVEFPALTRTLSSQVLMSPISLPRISMVPRPTVAPQEARNGAANATSKALTSGRRSSLSSRAPTWSTSAAEDGSLLGQPWYSGNCDRHAVESALLQFQKDGAYTVRPSSEPHSSQPLTLAVLLHGRVFNIPIRQLDGGRHYALGRQGRNNEELFPSVAAMVQHYTQHPLPLVDRYSHRCQLTCLLFPTKP; encoded by the exons ATG GACAAGCTCAGGGGAAACAAGCTCCA GTTGGAGCCACCCGTTCCACCCCCTAGATATGTAG TCCCCTGTCCAGATTCCCCAGCCTGGAACAAAGATGCCCCCAGCCCATCTCCTTGGCCCACCCCGGGGACCAGCAGATTTGAGGTAAGTGCAGGTGCTGagcctggggtggagggaggtgggccaCAGTGCCTACCACTGGTACTGCCCCTCTTCTGTCCCTTCTGGAAAgcccagggggaggaggaagaagatgaagatgaataTGAGCTGCCCCCCTGTGAGGCTCTGCCGTTCAGTCTCGCGCCAGCCCACCTTCCTGACACCGAGGAGGACTCTGTGTACTTGG ATCATGCTGGCCCCGTGGGCACATCCAAGTCACCACCACCGCAGCCCCAGGCCACAACG CTGAAGGCGGTACTGAGCCTGAAGGAGGCTAAGAAGCAGGAACAGCCCTTCCCCCTCAGGAAGCAAG agCTGGTTACACCAGCCAGAGAG GTGCCAGGCCTTCCAAAGAAACCTGATAATAACGTCTACGTGGAAT TCCCAGCCTTGACTAGGACTCTGAGCTCCCAAGTCCTGATGTCCCCAATCTCTCTGCCAAGGATATCAATGGTGCCCAG GCCCACTGTAGCTCCCCAGGAAGCTCGGAAC GGAGCAGCGAATGCCACCTCTAAAG CTCTGACTTCAG GAAGGAGATCTTCTCTTTCCTCTAGAGCACCTACCTGGAGCACCTCGGCTGCTGAG GACGGCAGCCTGCTGGGTCAGCCCTGGTACTCCGGAAACTGTGACCGCCATGCTGTTGAGAGTGCCCTGCTCCAATTCCAAAAG GATGGCGCCTACACTGTGCGCCCCAGTTCAGAGCCTCacagctcccagcccctcaccctgGCAGTGCTCCTCCATGGCCGGGTCTTCAATATTCCCATCCGGCAGCTGGACGGTGGGAGGCATTATGCCCTGGGCCGGCAGGGCAGGAACAACGAGGAG CTGTTTCCGTCCGTGGCCGCCATGGTCCAGCACTACACACAGCACCCCCTGCCCCTTGTGGACAGATACAGCCATCGCTGTCAGctcacctgcctgctcttcccgACCAAGCCCTGA
- the SH2D6 gene encoding SH2 domain-containing protein 6 isoform X3, whose translation MDKLRGNKLQLEPPVPPPRYVVPCPDSPAWNKDAPSPSPWPTPGTSRFEVSAGAEPGVEGGGPQCLPLVLPLFCPFWKAQGEEEEDEDEYELPPCEALPFSLAPAHLPDTEEDSVYLDHAGPVGTSKSPPPQPQATTLKAVLSLKEAKKQEQPFPLRKQELVTPAREVPGLPKKPDNNVYVEFPALTRTLSSQVLMSPISLPRISMVPRPTVAPQEARNGAANATSKGRRSSLSSRAPTWSTSAAEDGSLLGQPWYSGNCDRHAVESALLQFQKDGAYTVRPSSEPHSSQPLTLAVLLHGRVFNIPIRQLDGGRHYALGRQGRNNEELFPSVAAMVQHYTQHPLPLVDRYSHRCQLTCLLFPTKP comes from the exons ATG GACAAGCTCAGGGGAAACAAGCTCCA GTTGGAGCCACCCGTTCCACCCCCTAGATATGTAG TCCCCTGTCCAGATTCCCCAGCCTGGAACAAAGATGCCCCCAGCCCATCTCCTTGGCCCACCCCGGGGACCAGCAGATTTGAGGTAAGTGCAGGTGCTGagcctggggtggagggaggtgggccaCAGTGCCTACCACTGGTACTGCCCCTCTTCTGTCCCTTCTGGAAAgcccagggggaggaggaagaagatgaagatgaataTGAGCTGCCCCCCTGTGAGGCTCTGCCGTTCAGTCTCGCGCCAGCCCACCTTCCTGACACCGAGGAGGACTCTGTGTACTTGG ATCATGCTGGCCCCGTGGGCACATCCAAGTCACCACCACCGCAGCCCCAGGCCACAACG CTGAAGGCGGTACTGAGCCTGAAGGAGGCTAAGAAGCAGGAACAGCCCTTCCCCCTCAGGAAGCAAG agCTGGTTACACCAGCCAGAGAG GTGCCAGGCCTTCCAAAGAAACCTGATAATAACGTCTACGTGGAAT TCCCAGCCTTGACTAGGACTCTGAGCTCCCAAGTCCTGATGTCCCCAATCTCTCTGCCAAGGATATCAATGGTGCCCAG GCCCACTGTAGCTCCCCAGGAAGCTCGGAAC GGAGCAGCGAATGCCACCTCTAAAG GAAGGAGATCTTCTCTTTCCTCTAGAGCACCTACCTGGAGCACCTCGGCTGCTGAG GACGGCAGCCTGCTGGGTCAGCCCTGGTACTCCGGAAACTGTGACCGCCATGCTGTTGAGAGTGCCCTGCTCCAATTCCAAAAG GATGGCGCCTACACTGTGCGCCCCAGTTCAGAGCCTCacagctcccagcccctcaccctgGCAGTGCTCCTCCATGGCCGGGTCTTCAATATTCCCATCCGGCAGCTGGACGGTGGGAGGCATTATGCCCTGGGCCGGCAGGGCAGGAACAACGAGGAG CTGTTTCCGTCCGTGGCCGCCATGGTCCAGCACTACACACAGCACCCCCTGCCCCTTGTGGACAGATACAGCCATCGCTGTCAGctcacctgcctgctcttcccgACCAAGCCCTGA
- the SH2D6 gene encoding SH2 domain-containing protein 6 isoform X4, whose product MDKLRGNKLQLEPPVPPPRYVVPCPDSPAWNKDAPSPSPWPTPGTSRFEVSAGAEPGVEGGGPQCLPLVLPLFCPFWKAQGEEEEDEDEYELPPCEALPFSLAPAHLPDTEEDSVYLDHAGPVGTSKSPPPQPQATTLKAVLSLKEAKKQEQPFPLRKQELVTPAREVPGLPKKPDNNVYVEFPALTRTLSSQVLMSPISLPRISMVPRLSVSQGAANATSKGRRSSLSSRAPTWSTSAAEDGSLLGQPWYSGNCDRHAVESALLQFQKDGAYTVRPSSEPHSSQPLTLAVLLHGRVFNIPIRQLDGGRHYALGRQGRNNEELFPSVAAMVQHYTQHPLPLVDRYSHRCQLTCLLFPTKP is encoded by the exons ATG GACAAGCTCAGGGGAAACAAGCTCCA GTTGGAGCCACCCGTTCCACCCCCTAGATATGTAG TCCCCTGTCCAGATTCCCCAGCCTGGAACAAAGATGCCCCCAGCCCATCTCCTTGGCCCACCCCGGGGACCAGCAGATTTGAGGTAAGTGCAGGTGCTGagcctggggtggagggaggtgggccaCAGTGCCTACCACTGGTACTGCCCCTCTTCTGTCCCTTCTGGAAAgcccagggggaggaggaagaagatgaagatgaataTGAGCTGCCCCCCTGTGAGGCTCTGCCGTTCAGTCTCGCGCCAGCCCACCTTCCTGACACCGAGGAGGACTCTGTGTACTTGG ATCATGCTGGCCCCGTGGGCACATCCAAGTCACCACCACCGCAGCCCCAGGCCACAACG CTGAAGGCGGTACTGAGCCTGAAGGAGGCTAAGAAGCAGGAACAGCCCTTCCCCCTCAGGAAGCAAG agCTGGTTACACCAGCCAGAGAG GTGCCAGGCCTTCCAAAGAAACCTGATAATAACGTCTACGTGGAAT TCCCAGCCTTGACTAGGACTCTGAGCTCCCAAGTCCTGATGTCCCCAATCTCTCTGCCAAGGATATCAATGGTGCCCAG GCTTTCTGTGTCCCAGGGAGCAGCGAATGCCACCTCTAAAG GAAGGAGATCTTCTCTTTCCTCTAGAGCACCTACCTGGAGCACCTCGGCTGCTGAG GACGGCAGCCTGCTGGGTCAGCCCTGGTACTCCGGAAACTGTGACCGCCATGCTGTTGAGAGTGCCCTGCTCCAATTCCAAAAG GATGGCGCCTACACTGTGCGCCCCAGTTCAGAGCCTCacagctcccagcccctcaccctgGCAGTGCTCCTCCATGGCCGGGTCTTCAATATTCCCATCCGGCAGCTGGACGGTGGGAGGCATTATGCCCTGGGCCGGCAGGGCAGGAACAACGAGGAG CTGTTTCCGTCCGTGGCCGCCATGGTCCAGCACTACACACAGCACCCCCTGCCCCTTGTGGACAGATACAGCCATCGCTGTCAGctcacctgcctgctcttcccgACCAAGCCCTGA
- the SH2D6 gene encoding SH2 domain-containing protein 6 isoform X5, whose protein sequence is MDKLRGNKLQLEPPVPPPRYVVPCPDSPAWNKDAPSPSPWPTPGTSRFEVSAGAEPGVEGGGPQCLPLVLPLFCPFWKAQGEEEEDEDEYELPPCEALPFSLAPAHLPDTEEDSVYLDHAGPVGTSKSPPPQPQATTLKAVLSLKEAKKQEQPFPLRKQELVTPAREVPGLPKKPDNNVYVEFPALTRTLSSQVLMSPISLPRISMVPRPTVAPQEARNGAANATSKALTSGRRSSLSSRAPTWSTSAAEDGSLLGQPWYSGNCDRHAVESALLQFQKLFPSVAAMVQHYTQHPLPLVDRYSHRCQLTCLLFPTKP, encoded by the exons ATG GACAAGCTCAGGGGAAACAAGCTCCA GTTGGAGCCACCCGTTCCACCCCCTAGATATGTAG TCCCCTGTCCAGATTCCCCAGCCTGGAACAAAGATGCCCCCAGCCCATCTCCTTGGCCCACCCCGGGGACCAGCAGATTTGAGGTAAGTGCAGGTGCTGagcctggggtggagggaggtgggccaCAGTGCCTACCACTGGTACTGCCCCTCTTCTGTCCCTTCTGGAAAgcccagggggaggaggaagaagatgaagatgaataTGAGCTGCCCCCCTGTGAGGCTCTGCCGTTCAGTCTCGCGCCAGCCCACCTTCCTGACACCGAGGAGGACTCTGTGTACTTGG ATCATGCTGGCCCCGTGGGCACATCCAAGTCACCACCACCGCAGCCCCAGGCCACAACG CTGAAGGCGGTACTGAGCCTGAAGGAGGCTAAGAAGCAGGAACAGCCCTTCCCCCTCAGGAAGCAAG agCTGGTTACACCAGCCAGAGAG GTGCCAGGCCTTCCAAAGAAACCTGATAATAACGTCTACGTGGAAT TCCCAGCCTTGACTAGGACTCTGAGCTCCCAAGTCCTGATGTCCCCAATCTCTCTGCCAAGGATATCAATGGTGCCCAG GCCCACTGTAGCTCCCCAGGAAGCTCGGAAC GGAGCAGCGAATGCCACCTCTAAAG CTCTGACTTCAG GAAGGAGATCTTCTCTTTCCTCTAGAGCACCTACCTGGAGCACCTCGGCTGCTGAG GACGGCAGCCTGCTGGGTCAGCCCTGGTACTCCGGAAACTGTGACCGCCATGCTGTTGAGAGTGCCCTGCTCCAATTCCAAAAG CTGTTTCCGTCCGTGGCCGCCATGGTCCAGCACTACACACAGCACCCCCTGCCCCTTGTGGACAGATACAGCCATCGCTGTCAGctcacctgcctgctcttcccgACCAAGCCCTGA
- the SH2D6 gene encoding SH2 domain-containing protein 6 isoform X2, translated as MDKLRGNKLQLEPPVPPPRYVVPCPDSPAWNKDAPSPSPWPTPGTSRFEVSAGAEPGVEGGGPQCLPLVLPLFCPFWKAQGEEEEDEDEYELPPCEALPFSLAPAHLPDTEEDSVYLDHAGPVGTSKSPPPQPQATTLKAVLSLKEAKKQEQPFPLRKQELVTPAREVPGLPKKPDNNVYVEFPALTRTLSSQVLMSPISLPRISMVPRPTVAPQEARNGAANATSKAGRRSSLSSRAPTWSTSAAEDGSLLGQPWYSGNCDRHAVESALLQFQKDGAYTVRPSSEPHSSQPLTLAVLLHGRVFNIPIRQLDGGRHYALGRQGRNNEELFPSVAAMVQHYTQHPLPLVDRYSHRCQLTCLLFPTKP; from the exons ATG GACAAGCTCAGGGGAAACAAGCTCCA GTTGGAGCCACCCGTTCCACCCCCTAGATATGTAG TCCCCTGTCCAGATTCCCCAGCCTGGAACAAAGATGCCCCCAGCCCATCTCCTTGGCCCACCCCGGGGACCAGCAGATTTGAGGTAAGTGCAGGTGCTGagcctggggtggagggaggtgggccaCAGTGCCTACCACTGGTACTGCCCCTCTTCTGTCCCTTCTGGAAAgcccagggggaggaggaagaagatgaagatgaataTGAGCTGCCCCCCTGTGAGGCTCTGCCGTTCAGTCTCGCGCCAGCCCACCTTCCTGACACCGAGGAGGACTCTGTGTACTTGG ATCATGCTGGCCCCGTGGGCACATCCAAGTCACCACCACCGCAGCCCCAGGCCACAACG CTGAAGGCGGTACTGAGCCTGAAGGAGGCTAAGAAGCAGGAACAGCCCTTCCCCCTCAGGAAGCAAG agCTGGTTACACCAGCCAGAGAG GTGCCAGGCCTTCCAAAGAAACCTGATAATAACGTCTACGTGGAAT TCCCAGCCTTGACTAGGACTCTGAGCTCCCAAGTCCTGATGTCCCCAATCTCTCTGCCAAGGATATCAATGGTGCCCAG GCCCACTGTAGCTCCCCAGGAAGCTCGGAAC GGAGCAGCGAATGCCACCTCTAAAG CAGGAAGGAGATCTTCTCTTTCCTCTAGAGCACCTACCTGGAGCACCTCGGCTGCTGAG GACGGCAGCCTGCTGGGTCAGCCCTGGTACTCCGGAAACTGTGACCGCCATGCTGTTGAGAGTGCCCTGCTCCAATTCCAAAAG GATGGCGCCTACACTGTGCGCCCCAGTTCAGAGCCTCacagctcccagcccctcaccctgGCAGTGCTCCTCCATGGCCGGGTCTTCAATATTCCCATCCGGCAGCTGGACGGTGGGAGGCATTATGCCCTGGGCCGGCAGGGCAGGAACAACGAGGAG CTGTTTCCGTCCGTGGCCGCCATGGTCCAGCACTACACACAGCACCCCCTGCCCCTTGTGGACAGATACAGCCATCGCTGTCAGctcacctgcctgctcttcccgACCAAGCCCTGA